A stretch of the Patescibacteria group bacterium genome encodes the following:
- the tyrS gene encoding tyrosine--tRNA ligase gives MKSLKHESIKTNQIIIDKKKIEEFLSRGIENIYPSREFLLKLLQSGKKLKVYLGIDPTGPSLHIGHAVNLKNLQKFQELGHQVIMLIGDFTARIGDPSDKLATRKPLTHQQVLENAKLYQEQASKILKFDGDNPAEIIFNSKWLDDLMFKDI, from the coding sequence ATGAAATCATTAAAACATGAAAGCATTAAAACAAATCAGATTATTATTGATAAAAAGAAAATTGAAGAATTTTTAAGCCGGGGAATAGAAAATATTTACCCCTCGCGAGAATTTTTATTAAAACTATTGCAATCCGGCAAAAAACTTAAAGTTTATCTGGGGATTGACCCCACTGGACCCAGTTTGCACATTGGCCACGCGGTCAATCTAAAAAACCTGCAAAAATTTCAAGAATTGGGCCATCAGGTGATTATGCTGATTGGTGACTTCACCGCTCGGATTGGCGACCCGAGTGATAAGCTCGCCACTCGCAAACCCTTAACCCATCAGCAAGTCCTGGAAAATGCTAAATTATACCAAGAGCAGGCCAGTAAAATTTTAAAATTTGACGGTGATAATCCAGCCGAGATTATTTTCAATAGCAAATGGCTTGACGATTTAATGTTCAAAGATATC